From Acidobacteriota bacterium, one genomic window encodes:
- a CDS encoding (2Fe-2S)-binding protein — protein sequence MSARTEIRFTVNGTERAVPAYPMERLLDVLRNELGLTGTKEGCGEGECGSCSVMLNGELVNSCLVPVLQAEGADVRTIEGLAAETLHPVQKAFLECGGAQCGICTPGMIVATVHLLRSKPKPTMEEIREGLNGNLCRCTGYTRIFEAVKSAAQAMSSDDLKILAAAPEKAE from the coding sequence ATGTCCGCGCGTACAGAGATTCGCTTCACGGTCAACGGCACGGAGCGCGCTGTGCCAGCATATCCGATGGAGCGCCTTCTGGATGTGTTGCGCAATGAGCTGGGACTGACAGGGACGAAAGAAGGCTGCGGCGAAGGCGAGTGCGGGTCGTGCTCGGTGATGCTGAACGGCGAGTTGGTAAATAGCTGTCTTGTGCCGGTGCTTCAGGCAGAGGGAGCAGACGTGCGCACGATCGAAGGGCTTGCGGCAGAGACGCTGCATCCGGTACAGAAGGCGTTTCTGGAGTGCGGCGGAGCGCAGTGCGGTATCTGCACGCCGGGGATGATTGTTGCGACAGTCCACCTTCTGCGGTCGAAACCAAAGCCGACGATGGAGGAGATTCGCGAGGGGCTGAATGGAAACCTCTGCCGCTGCACTGGCTACACGCGGATATTCGAAGCGGTAAAGAGCGCGGCGCAGGCGATGAGTTCGGATGATCTGAAGATTTTGGCTGCGGCGCCGGAGAAAGCTGAATGA